One genomic region from Uloborus diversus isolate 005 chromosome 2, Udiv.v.3.1, whole genome shotgun sequence encodes:
- the LOC129216530 gene encoding uncharacterized protein LOC129216530, with protein sequence MKTFERPLSLLKRVAPLKSLTLPRLELMAAVLSAKLSFNILKSLKLDIPCYFWSDSKITIFWIKGNPEKLKPFVKNRIEEIRKFTAPSDCFFFFFCPGKVNPSDTLSRGAKVSKLLEDPTWLTGPQWLKNSPEYWPKSENDEAINTEELEYRKKSRDIFQCECLVEEKENPINITKFSNMEKLVRITAWVKKSIMKFRKISNIGNTLTAEKLIEAENHLIRLEQKIFFQEDYKSLKNGDPIKNDSDLFNFLPFMDENEIIRLGGRLEFAELSTEGKHPIILPKRSWLTFFIVRREHEKMMHGGTACTLARIRQRFWIPKGRQLVKSVIKKCLICQKYLSKAANQITAPLPLDRSNTSPPFSACGLDFAGPIYVKFFKEVRKSYIVLFTCAVTRSIHLELVSDMTTDSFLLALRIFLARRVNCKVIYSDNAKTFKRAKKEIEDLSKIISDKLLSQFLIKERIVWKNIVERAAWWGGFYERLVKFVKDCLRKIVGKILLNFEEMTTLLTEVEIVLNLRSLTYVYNENSEPLPLIPMHFLNFGREPQYPINFAEIAENES encoded by the coding sequence ATGAAGACGTTCGAACGGCCTTTGTCGCTTCTAAAAAGAGTTGCTCCGTTAAAATCTCTTACATTGCCTCGGTTGGAGCTCATGGCTGCAGTATTGTcagcaaaattaagttttaatattttgaaatcctTGAAACTTGACATTCCGTGCTATTTCTGGTCTGACTCGAAGATAACAATTTTTTGGATAAAAGGAAATCCTGAAAAACTCAAACCTTTTGTCAAGAACCGGATTGAAGAAATTCGCAAATTCACAGCACCTtcagactgtttttttttttttttttgccccggaAAGGTTAACCCTTCAGATACCTTGTCGAGGGGAGCAAAAGTTTCTAAACTGCTAGAAGATCCAACCTGGCTGACAGGACCGCAGTGGCTAAAAAATTCTCCAGAATACTGGCCGAAGTCAGAAAATGATGAAGCAATAAATACAGAAGAATTGgaatacagaaaaaaatcgaGGGACATTTTTCAATGTGAATGTCTTGTTGAAGAAAAGGAAAATCCAATCAACATTACTAAATTTAGTAATATGGAGAAGTTGGTAAGGATTACAGCTTGGGTGAAGAAGTCGATCATGAAATTTAGAAAGATTTCTAATATAGGAAATACATTGACCGCTGAAAAATTAATAGAAGCTGAGAATCATCTGATAAGATTAGAACAGAAGATATTTTTTCAAGAAGATTACAAATCCTTGAAGAATGGAGATCCGATTAAAAACGACTCtgatttgtttaactttttgcCATTCatggatgaaaatgaaattattagacTAGGAGGAAGATTAGAATTTGCTGAATTATCTACAGAAGGAAAACATCCTATTATTCTTCCAAAACGGTCCTGGCTGACATTTTTCATCGTGAGAAGAGAACATGAAAAAATGATGCACGGTGGAACAGCTTGCACTTTAGCGCGAATTCGGCAACGTTTCTGGATTCCAAAAGGACGGCAGTTAGTCAAAAGTGTAATCAAAAAGTGTCTAATCTGCCAAAAATATCTTTCGAAGGCTGCTAATCAAATTACAGCTCCGTTGCCGCTTGACAGAAGTAACACCTCGCCTCCATTCTCAGCTTGCGGATTAGATTTTGCGGGaccaatttatgtgaaattttttaaagaagttcgaAAATCCTATATAGTTTTGTTTACATGTGCAGTTACTAGATCAATTCACCTTGAACTCGTTAGCGATATGACAACAGATTCCTTCTTATTAGCACTTCGAATATTTTTAGCTAGAAGAGTAAACTGTAAGGTAATCTATTCGGATAACGCGAAAACCTTTAAAAGGGcgaaaaaagaaatagaagatTTATCAAAAATTATCTCTGACAAATTACTTTCGCAATTTCTGATTAAAGAAAGAATAGTTTGGAAAAATATAGTTGAAAGAGCTGCTTGGTGGGGAGGTTTTTACGAGCGACTTGTGAAATTCGTAAAAGATTGCCTGCGGAAAATTGTAGGGAAAATCttgttaaattttgaagaaatgacTACATTGCTTACAGAAGTAGAAATTGTCCTCAACTTGCGATCGCTAACTTACGTCTACAATGAAAATAGTGAACCTTTGCCTTTGATACCAATGCACTTCCTAAATTTTGGTCGAGAACCTCAATATCCTATCAATTTCGCTGAAATAGCAGAAAATGAATCGTAA
- the LOC129216531 gene encoding uncharacterized protein LOC129216531, translating into MGNKNRTLLQTSYVLAKNENLDLNCGTRVLLDCGSMRSFTTQNIANKLKCKVLRKEKLSVYTFRSKTPIEKFYDVIKLTLINRNSPDSKIEIEVLVTDEISGSNIPPREVEDFKGMKHLKNMTLADFPESKEPITILIGADYYYNVVTGNIKHLSKALVAVETIFGWCLQGKKSENNFSLMMNVVVENSAISEQIQKFWDLETSGLIDSKQDADPTENDIMRQFESQIKYENKRYTVGLPWKLEKRDLKDNWKIAEERFSRLRKRFYRNPSCPNLCSEIFDILLRFRFQPIAYTTDMKQAFLQISLNEEDRDVTRFFFTDDPSNESIAPQVYKFTSVLFGISSSPFLLAGTLKYQLKQYTEKYPVTTKFLNDNIYVDDIIGSHASVDEALSHTLESISIFEDANLSLHKWRTNSKTLLELWKKHGVISSDYAEPLKEENMTYKVLGIPWDNLKDILYFDVGDLVKFVSRGTDIKRYVLQVLGHIFDPIGILGPFIVRIKFLMQQIWALRID; encoded by the exons ATGGGAAATAAAAATAGGACTCTTTTGCAAACGAGTTATGtgttagcaaaaaatgaaaacttagaTTTGAACTGTGGTACACGCGTTTTACTGGACTGTGGTTCGATGCGTAGCTTTACCACGCAAAACATagctaataaattaaaatgcaaagtactaaggaaagaaaaattgTCAGTGTACACATTTCGAAGTAAAACCCCCATCGAAAAATTCTACGATGTCATCAAACTTACATTAATCAACAGAAACTCTCCCGACTCAAAAATAGAAATTGAAGTGTTGGTTACCGACGAAATATCAGGATCAAATATTCCCCCTCGAGAAGTTGAAGATTTTAAGGGTATGAAACACTTAAAAAATATGACACTCGCGGATTTTCCAGAAAGTAAAGAACCCATTACAATTTTAATTGGTGCTGATTATTATTATAACGTGGTAACGGGAAATATTAAACATTTGAGCAAAGCACTAGTTGCAGTTGAAACAATTTTCGGTTGGTGTTTACAAgggaaaaagagtgaaaataacttTTCCTTAATGATGAATGTAGTCGTAGAAAATAGCGCGATTTCAGAACAAATTCAGAAGTTTTGGGACTTAGAAACTTCAGGTCTTATTGATTCGAAGCAAGATGCTGATCCAACAGAAAATGACATCATGAGACAATTCGAGTCTCAGatcaaatatgaaaacaaaaggtATACAGTGGGGTTACCATGGAAGTTAGAAAAGCGGGATTTAAAAGATAATTGGAAGATAGCTGAAGAGAGATTTTCTAGGCTTAGAAAAAGATTTTATAGAAACccgagtt GTCCAAatttatgttctgaaatatttgatattttattgagaTTTCGCTTTCAGCCCATTGCTTATACCACGGACATGAAACaagcatttttgcaaatttcgCTCAACGAAGAAGATAGAGATGTTACTCGTTTTTTCTTTACCGATGACCCCTCGAACGAATCTATTGCACCCCAGGTTTATAAATTTACTAGCGTTCTATTCGGCATCAGTAGCAGTCCGTTTTTATTGGCAGGAACTTTGAAATATCAATTGAAACAGTATACTGAAAAATATCCGGtgactacaaaatttttaaatgacaatATTTATGTCGATGACATCATCGGTAGTCATGCATCTGTAGATGAAGCCTTATCTCATACATTAGAGTCCATATCAATTTTCGAAGATGCTAATTTGTCACTACACAAGTGGCGCACTAATTCGAAGACCCTCCTCGAATTGTGGAAAAAACATGGAGTGATTTCGAGTGATTATGCCGAACCCCTCAAAGAAGAAAATATGACTTACAAAGTCTTAGGTATACCATGGGACAACTTAAAGGACATTCTTTATTTTGATGTTGGAGATCTAGTCAAATTTGTTTCTAGAGGAACTGACATTAAACGATACGTGCTCCAGGTCTTAGGACACATCTTTGATCCTATCGGAATTTTAGGTCCTTTTATAGTGAGAATTAAATTTTTGATGCAACAGATTTGGGCGTTACGTATTGACTGA